The following nucleotide sequence is from Sphingomonas telluris.
GGGACGCGCCGGACATCGTCGCGCAGGCCGAGACGCGGACCGGCCCTGGCTTCCAGGCTTGGCGTCGCGATGCCAGTGGTCGAAACCGTGACCACGCCGTCGATCTCGTCCGGCTTCAGCCCCGCCTTTTCGATGGCCGCGCTCGCAGCCTCGATGAACAGGCTCTCGGCGGCTTCCAGATAGACGGCGTTGCGGTCATGCCAGCCATGCGGCGACATGTACCAATCCTGGGGAGCAACGATGTGACGCTGGGCGATCCCGGCATTGTCGAACACGCCCGACAGGCGGTCGAACAGGGCCTTGTTGCCGCCGAAAGCCTCGCGGGCCCGGACCTTGGCTTCCTGCTGCTCGACCACATGCGGTGGAACCGCAGTCGCCAGCGAGAGTAGGCTGCAAGGTTGCATGTTTAGCCTATCTTGGCCGACCATGTTGGCCGACCGTTACGTCTAAGGAACAGATTGGATGACCCTACGCTTAATGCAAGGCGCGGCGCTCTTGGTTCTTGCCGCTTGTGGAATTGCTCCAAGCCAGCAGGCCTCGGCCAAGAAGCCCTTCACTGTTTCGGAGGTAACGCGCTTCGACGGTCCGTGGGCCATGGACTTTCTACCGGGGAGCGGCGTTCCGAAAACGAACATGGCCCTCGTGACTGAGAAGGCCGGCAAGTTGTGGCTCCTCAACGTTGCGACAGGTCAGAAGCAGGAAGTTGCCGGCGTGCCGAAGGTGCACGTGGAAGGGCAGGGCGGGCTTGCCGATGTCGTCGCGCATCCGGCATTCGCCGGCAATCAGCGCATTTACCTCAGCTTCCCTGAGGAGGGCCCTGACGGAACGAGCGGTGCGGTCGTTGGATACGGACGGCTGATTCTCGGGACGGGGCACCCGCACCTGGAAGGCTTCAAGGTCATCTGGCGCCAGGAACCCAAGGTGAAAGGCGGCAACCATTATTCGGAGCGCATCGCTTTCGCGCCCGATGGAACGCTGTTCGTCAGCAGCGGCGAGCGTTTCCAGTTCGAGCCGGCACAGGACCCGAACGTCGATCTCGGCAAGATCATCCATTTGACCGACGAGGGGCAGCGCATCGGCGGCCGTTACTATTCGATGGGCCACCGCAACGTGCTCGGTACCGACTTCGCAGCCGACGGCCGCCTCTGGGAAAGCGAAATGG
It contains:
- a CDS encoding PQQ-dependent sugar dehydrogenase; amino-acid sequence: MQGAALLVLAACGIAPSQQASAKKPFTVSEVTRFDGPWAMDFLPGSGVPKTNMALVTEKAGKLWLLNVATGQKQEVAGVPKVHVEGQGGLADVVAHPAFAGNQRIYLSFPEEGPDGTSGAVVGYGRLILGTGHPHLEGFKVIWRQEPKVKGGNHYSERIAFAPDGTLFVSSGERFQFEPAQDPNVDLGKIIHLTDEGQRIGGRYYSMGHRNVLGTDFAADGRLWESEMGPRGGDEVNLILQGKNYGWPKASYGSHYDGRDIPDDHKGQGFEEPKVWWNPSISPGGLLIYKGDLFPKWKGDALIPALSAQALIRVDINGDQAKKADQWDLGARIRAVDEGPKGEVYLLEDGDGGRLLKLTPAG